The following coding sequences are from one Arthrobacter sp. 24S4-2 window:
- a CDS encoding 1-phosphofructokinase family hexose kinase, translating to MIVTLTANPSLDRTVSLPSPLLRGEVQRAVSVRQESGGKGVNVSRALVASGLETLAVLPGGDSDPVLAGLRDSGVPFAALPIHEPLRTNVALTEPDGVTTKINEPGPVLSEDQQEALIGLLLERSRGASWVVLAGSLPPGVPADFYATVTRRLRSTNDGNGTGHAAPRIAVDSSGAPLAAALSGDASGMPDLLKPNAEELAELAAAAGFATASTADELEADPEAAAAAAAAVVRSGVGAVLATLGSKGAVLVTSDGAWLATHPPVKAVSTVGAGDSSLAGYLLASSQGAAPADCLRQAVAHGAAAASLPGSTVPAVHQTTPDAVTITALRKD from the coding sequence ATGATTGTCACCCTGACCGCGAACCCCAGCCTTGACCGTACAGTGAGCCTCCCCTCGCCCCTGCTGCGCGGGGAAGTGCAGCGGGCCGTCTCCGTCCGCCAGGAATCGGGCGGCAAGGGCGTCAACGTCTCCCGCGCCCTGGTGGCTTCCGGACTGGAAACACTGGCGGTCCTTCCGGGCGGCGACTCCGATCCCGTACTCGCGGGGCTTCGTGACAGCGGCGTCCCCTTCGCCGCCCTCCCCATCCACGAGCCGCTGCGTACCAACGTGGCATTGACGGAGCCGGATGGCGTCACCACCAAGATCAACGAACCCGGCCCGGTGCTGAGCGAAGACCAGCAGGAAGCCCTGATCGGGCTGCTGCTGGAACGTTCCCGCGGCGCCAGCTGGGTTGTCCTGGCCGGCTCGCTCCCACCCGGAGTTCCGGCCGATTTCTACGCCACCGTCACCCGGCGGCTTCGCTCCACAAATGACGGCAACGGCACAGGACATGCTGCCCCGCGCATTGCCGTCGACTCCTCCGGCGCGCCCCTCGCCGCAGCCCTCTCGGGCGATGCGTCGGGTATGCCGGACCTCCTCAAACCCAACGCCGAAGAACTGGCGGAGCTGGCTGCCGCAGCCGGTTTCGCCACGGCGTCCACCGCTGACGAACTGGAAGCGGATCCGGAGGCTGCCGCGGCAGCCGCCGCCGCCGTCGTACGTTCCGGTGTAGGTGCCGTGCTGGCAACGCTCGGTTCCAAAGGTGCGGTACTTGTGACGTCCGACGGCGCGTGGCTGGCCACGCATCCGCCGGTCAAGGCGGTCAGCACGGTCGGCGCGGGCGATTCATCCCTCGCCGGCTACCTGCTCGCCTCCAGCCAGGGCGCCGCCCCGGCCGACTGCCTCCGTCAGGCTGTGGCACACGGTGCCGCCGCCGCTTCCCTGC